One segment of Bacteroides caecimuris DNA contains the following:
- the upp gene encoding uracil phosphoribosyltransferase, with protein sequence MKVIDFGQTNSILNQYISEIRNVEVQNDRLRFRRNIERIGEIMAYEMSKEFQYSVKNIQTPLGIAPVSTPDNQLVISTILRAGLPFHQGFLSYFDGAENAFVSAYRKYKDTLKFDIHIEYIASPRIDDKTLIITDPMLATGGSMELSYQAMLTKGHPAEIHVASIIASQKAIDHIKNVFPEDKTTIWCAAIDPEINEHSYIVPGLGDAGDLAYGEKE encoded by the coding sequence ATGAAAGTAATTGATTTTGGCCAAACTAATTCGATTCTAAACCAGTACATATCCGAAATCAGGAATGTAGAAGTGCAAAATGACCGCCTGCGTTTCCGCCGTAATATCGAGCGTATCGGAGAAATCATGGCTTACGAAATGAGTAAAGAGTTTCAATACTCGGTAAAGAACATCCAGACACCATTGGGCATCGCTCCGGTCAGCACGCCGGACAACCAATTAGTAATCAGCACTATTCTACGTGCCGGTCTGCCTTTCCATCAAGGTTTTCTCAGTTATTTCGACGGGGCGGAGAATGCGTTTGTTTCCGCTTACCGCAAATATAAAGATACGCTAAAATTCGATATACACATAGAATATATCGCTTCTCCCCGCATTGATGACAAAACGCTGATTATCACCGACCCTATGCTGGCAACAGGAGGAAGTATGGAGCTTAGTTACCAAGCAATGCTGACTAAAGGACACCCTGCCGAAATTCATGTTGCTTCGATTATCGCCAGCCAAAAGGCTATCGATCATATAAAGAATGTATTTCCTGAAGACAAGACAACAATCTGGTGCGCAGCCATTGATCCTGAAATCAACGAACATTCTTACATTGTTCCGGGACTGGGCGATGCAGGCGATCTTGCCTATGGTGAAAAAGAATAA